One window of Mechercharimyces sp. CAU 1602 genomic DNA carries:
- a CDS encoding IS3 family transposase has protein sequence WDNAPQESFFGHFKDETYIKQCESLEDLKREVKSYMTYYNHYRHQWNLKKMSPVQYRDHLLKTA, from the coding sequence GTTGGGATAACGCACCACAGGAATCGTTTTTTGGTCATTTTAAAGATGAGACCTATATCAAGCAATGCGAATCCTTGGAGGACTTAAAAAGAGAGGTGAAGAGCTATATGACCTACTACAATCACTATAGACACCAATGGAATTTAAAGAAGATGAGCCCTGTTCAATACAGAGATCATCTTCTTAAGACTGCCTAG